The following are encoded in a window of Lacinutrix sp. WUR7 genomic DNA:
- a CDS encoding M42 family metallopeptidase, with protein MAKKSILNKKSIDFLEKYLNNAAPTGYEWEGQKIWMDYLKPYVDEFITDTYGTAVGVINPDAKYKVVIEGHADEISWYVNYISDNGLIYVIRNGGSDHQIAPSKIVNIHTKNGIVKGVFGWPAIHTRNKSKEEAPKPDNIFIDTGCATKEEVEALGVHVGCVITYPDEFHILNKDKFVCRALDNRMGGFMIAEVARLLKENKKTLPFGLYVTNSVQEEIGLRGAEMITQTIKPNVAIVTDVTHDTTTPMIDKKKEGHLELGLGPVVAYAPAVQQKLRDLITETAEANKIPFQRSALSRATGTDTDAFAYSNGGVASALISLPLRYMHTTVEMVHRDDVENVIKMIYETLLKMEAGEDFSYFK; from the coding sequence ATGGCAAAAAAGAGCATACTTAACAAAAAGTCTATTGACTTTTTAGAGAAATATTTAAATAATGCAGCCCCAACGGGTTACGAATGGGAAGGACAGAAAATCTGGATGGACTATTTAAAGCCGTATGTAGATGAGTTTATTACCGATACCTACGGAACTGCTGTTGGTGTTATTAACCCAGATGCAAAATACAAAGTAGTAATTGAAGGGCATGCCGATGAAATTTCTTGGTACGTAAACTACATTAGCGATAATGGTTTAATTTACGTGATTAGAAACGGAGGAAGTGATCACCAAATTGCACCTAGTAAGATTGTAAATATTCATACCAAAAATGGTATTGTAAAAGGTGTTTTTGGCTGGCCAGCAATTCATACCAGAAACAAATCTAAAGAAGAAGCTCCAAAACCAGACAATATTTTTATAGATACAGGTTGCGCTACTAAAGAAGAAGTAGAAGCACTTGGCGTACATGTTGGTTGTGTAATTACCTATCCAGACGAATTTCATATTCTTAACAAAGATAAATTTGTTTGTCGTGCTTTAGATAACAGAATGGGTGGTTTTATGATTGCCGAAGTTGCACGTTTATTAAAAGAAAACAAAAAGACATTACCTTTCGGACTTTACGTTACCAACTCGGTACAAGAAGAAATTGGTTTACGTGGTGCCGAAATGATTACACAAACTATTAAACCGAATGTGGCTATAGTTACCGATGTAACGCATGATACCACTACGCCAATGATTGACAAGAAAAAAGAAGGTCATTTAGAACTTGGTTTAGGTCCTGTAGTAGCTTATGCTCCTGCGGTACAACAAAAATTACGTGATTTAATTACAGAAACTGCCGAAGCAAATAAGATTCCGTTTCAACGTTCTGCATTATCTAGAGCAACAGGAACAGATACCGATGCTTTTGCGTATAGCAATGGTGGTGTAGCTTCTGCGTTAATCTCATTACCTTTACGTTATATGCATACCACAGTAGAAATGGTACATAGAGACGATGTTGAAAATGTGATTAAAATGATTTATGAAACGCTTCTTAAAATGGAAGCTGGTGAAGATTTTAGCTATTTTAAATAA
- a CDS encoding DUF2971 domain-containing protein, translating into MKKGYTIDEKYFAEWNRELKQWDYLENGELIPESNKTLYKYLSWNEKTISSLLGNYLWLSNPVHFNDPFDCNRGLIFNYKFSEEEKTQKRNYFNDIGIISFTENQFCPLMWAHYTGNYNGIVLKFKAKNFNKFKNENQFNGIKLRKVVYPEKLKQFPDGFSFSKELMLFTKTKNWRYEKEWRLIANLKKPYNRFLRFDPQDLEEIYIGHNLFEMNSSAIQILTQIRDTYYPKTKLTRIFPDSEVFGQIVFRDWVKELDEN; encoded by the coding sequence ATGAAAAAAGGATATACCATTGATGAAAAGTATTTCGCAGAATGGAATAGAGAATTAAAACAATGGGATTATTTGGAAAATGGTGAATTAATTCCTGAATCAAATAAGACATTATATAAATACTTATCATGGAATGAAAAAACAATTTCTTCTTTATTAGGCAACTACTTATGGTTAAGTAATCCAGTACATTTTAATGATCCTTTTGATTGCAATAGGGGTCTGATATTTAACTATAAATTTTCCGAAGAAGAAAAAACGCAAAAAAGGAATTACTTTAATGATATTGGAATTATTTCATTTACTGAAAACCAGTTTTGCCCTTTAATGTGGGCACATTATACAGGAAACTATAATGGGATAGTATTAAAATTCAAAGCAAAAAACTTTAATAAATTTAAAAATGAAAATCAATTTAATGGAATAAAATTACGAAAAGTTGTTTACCCTGAAAAGTTAAAGCAATTCCCTGATGGGTTTTCATTTTCCAAAGAACTAATGCTTTTTACTAAAACAAAGAATTGGAGATATGAAAAAGAATGGCGTTTGATTGCCAATTTAAAAAAGCCTTACAACCGTTTTTTAAGATTTGACCCACAAGATTTAGAGGAAATTTATATTGGCCATAATTTATTTGAAATGAATAGCAGTGCTATTCAAATTTTAACTCAAATTAGAGATACTTATTATCCCAAGACTAAATTAACACGAATATTTCCAGATAGTGAAGTTTTTGGTCAAATTGTTTTTAGAGATTGGGTTAAAGAGTTAGATGAAAATTAA
- a CDS encoding YafY family protein, whose protein sequence is MTPEFLRRYYVLRIISNPKVYGIEKNGYVPLSDLQNALDQLHFNNIEDSLYDKLSQSSQKTIKRDLNKIKSYYQVVVLHKRNYGYYIDEFEISPVLKDVYEKTELYLLHHHAHAWKTHVSTARSSLSSRVDLVPLIQAIEHNIIIEITYQGWYDDNGFQTITGFFQPLHIKEINKAWYLMAHNEQFGVYAFCLDDRIKMLQITKLQVKNPIDFNPETYFKDAIGILKANITPVWIYMEVANHHFKYLETNPLHHSQEIVSFPKRRDTKDLDYANPDIWGQIKVFVEPNYEFLMDVLKYNLWVKVVSPLPIKNYVKHHLELMLGYYK, encoded by the coding sequence ATGACTCCAGAGTTTCTTAGGCGCTATTATGTATTACGTATTATTTCAAATCCTAAAGTATATGGAATTGAAAAAAATGGTTATGTACCACTTTCCGATCTACAAAATGCTTTAGATCAGTTGCATTTTAATAATATAGAAGATTCTCTTTATGATAAATTGAGTCAATCCTCACAAAAAACGATTAAACGGGATCTAAATAAAATAAAATCCTATTACCAGGTAGTTGTTTTACATAAGCGTAACTATGGTTATTATATAGACGAATTTGAGATAAGTCCCGTATTAAAAGACGTTTATGAAAAAACAGAACTCTATCTTTTGCATCATCATGCGCATGCATGGAAAACACATGTATCAACAGCGCGTAGCTCTTTAAGTTCTCGCGTAGACTTAGTGCCGTTAATACAGGCGATTGAGCATAATATAATTATTGAGATTACTTATCAAGGGTGGTATGATGATAATGGTTTTCAAACTATTACTGGTTTTTTTCAGCCCTTGCATATTAAAGAAATTAATAAGGCTTGGTATTTAATGGCTCATAATGAGCAGTTTGGTGTATATGCTTTTTGTTTGGATGACAGAATTAAAATGCTACAGATTACCAAGCTACAAGTGAAAAATCCAATAGATTTTAATCCAGAAACCTATTTTAAAGATGCCATTGGTATTTTAAAAGCTAACATAACTCCGGTGTGGATTTATATGGAAGTTGCAAATCACCATTTTAAGTATTTAGAGACAAACCCGTTACATCACTCTCAAGAAATTGTATCGTTTCCTAAAAGACGAGATACAAAGGATTTAGATTATGCTAACCCTGATATTTGGGGACAAATTAAAGTGTTTGTTGAGCCAAATTATGAGTTTTTAATGGACGTATTAAAGTACAATCTTTGGGTAAAAGTGGTTAGTCCGTTGCCTATTAAAAATTATGTAAAGCACCATTTAGAGCTCATGTTGGGCTACTATAAATAA
- a CDS encoding aminotransferase class V-fold PLP-dependent enzyme: MSLPNQKHLFDLPEDITYLNIASQSPAFKAIYEAGLEGLKQKNRPYTIKGSDYFEPVVTLKKLFAALIDVSDYNRIATIPSVSYGIATVTNNIVLQEGNEILVIEEQFPSNYYSWKNLADTYNATIKTVSKKEGELWDTNILNAITDKTAVVALGNIHWSNGSLFDVKAISKKAKQHKALLIIDGSQTIGALPFSVKEIQPDALICAGYKWLFGPYGCAYAYYGAYFDNGKPLEENWSNRLGSENFAGLTNYQSEYKQLANRYQVGESGNFIYVKMQIAALQQILEWTPKGIQEYCKNISAEAVKELKALGCKIEDDDQRTHHLFGIELPKNIHLDALKKDLASNNIFVSFRGNYIRISCHLFNTAEDLKPLIKHLNNHV, from the coding sequence ATGTCTTTACCAAACCAAAAACACCTTTTCGATCTTCCAGAAGATATCACGTATCTAAACATAGCGTCGCAATCGCCAGCTTTTAAAGCGATCTACGAAGCAGGATTAGAAGGTTTAAAGCAAAAAAACAGACCTTACACCATAAAGGGTTCCGATTATTTTGAACCCGTTGTAACGCTTAAAAAATTGTTTGCAGCATTAATTGATGTTTCCGATTATAATCGAATTGCTACCATTCCTTCTGTTTCCTACGGAATTGCTACCGTTACCAACAATATTGTTTTACAGGAAGGTAACGAAATTTTAGTTATTGAAGAGCAATTCCCGAGTAATTATTATTCTTGGAAAAATCTAGCAGACACCTATAATGCGACTATTAAAACAGTAAGTAAAAAGGAAGGAGAACTTTGGGATACCAATATTCTAAATGCCATAACAGATAAAACGGCAGTTGTTGCTCTAGGAAATATTCATTGGTCTAACGGAAGCTTATTCGATGTAAAGGCGATTAGCAAAAAAGCAAAACAACATAAGGCATTACTTATTATTGATGGAAGTCAGACGATTGGCGCTTTACCTTTTTCGGTAAAAGAGATACAACCAGATGCTTTAATTTGCGCTGGCTACAAGTGGCTATTTGGTCCGTACGGATGTGCGTATGCATACTATGGTGCATATTTTGATAACGGAAAGCCATTGGAAGAAAACTGGTCTAACCGATTGGGTAGCGAAAATTTTGCTGGTTTAACCAATTACCAATCCGAATACAAACAATTAGCAAATCGGTATCAAGTTGGTGAAAGCGGAAACTTTATTTATGTCAAAATGCAAATTGCAGCGCTGCAACAAATTCTAGAATGGACACCAAAAGGAATTCAAGAATATTGTAAAAATATTTCTGCGGAAGCGGTAAAAGAATTAAAAGCTTTAGGTTGCAAAATAGAAGATGATGACCAAAGAACGCATCATCTTTTCGGAATAGAATTACCGAAAAACATACACCTAGATGCACTAAAAAAAGATTTAGCTAGCAATAACATTTTTGTCTCTTTTAGAGGAAACTACATACGAATTTCTTGCCATTTATTTAATACTGCCGAAGATTTAAAACCATTAATTAAACATTTAAATAATCACGTATAA
- the chrA gene encoding chromate efflux transporter, translated as MSQKKELQALAKLFFKLGSIAFGGPAAHIAMLEDEVVKKRKWMTDQHFLDLVGATNLIPGPNSTEMTMHVGYERAGWKGLFVAGICFIFPAVCITALFAWLYQSYGQLPNVKPFIYGIKPAVISIILMAAYKLGKKAIKNTELAILGIAALVACIFGINEITVLLVSGFLGLAIYTLKQNTNQLNSFLPLLLLQAIDPSKITGLKIFLTFLKVGAILYGSGYVLFAFLDTELVANGWLSRQVLIDAVAIGQITPGPVLSTATFIGWQMHGFTGAILATLGMFLPSFFFVLLLNPLLPRMEKSLKIKAFLDAVNVAAVALIIAVCFTMAKDTLTDWRTIVIAIVSIIMVFVFKKVNSVAIVLGGAVLGYLLTLV; from the coding sequence ATGTCGCAAAAAAAAGAACTTCAAGCACTCGCAAAACTGTTTTTCAAACTCGGAAGCATTGCTTTTGGTGGTCCTGCGGCACATATTGCCATGTTAGAAGACGAAGTGGTTAAAAAAAGAAAATGGATGACCGACCAACATTTTCTGGATTTAGTTGGTGCGACTAATTTAATTCCCGGACCAAACTCCACCGAAATGACCATGCATGTTGGTTATGAACGTGCAGGCTGGAAAGGACTTTTTGTTGCAGGAATCTGTTTTATATTTCCTGCAGTGTGTATTACAGCGCTTTTTGCTTGGTTGTATCAAAGCTACGGACAATTACCAAACGTAAAACCGTTTATCTACGGCATTAAACCAGCAGTTATTTCTATCATATTAATGGCTGCCTATAAACTTGGTAAAAAAGCAATTAAAAATACCGAACTCGCCATTTTAGGTATTGCCGCATTAGTAGCATGTATATTTGGTATCAACGAAATCACCGTACTTCTTGTTTCTGGTTTTTTAGGATTAGCCATCTATACCCTAAAACAAAATACCAACCAATTAAACAGCTTCTTGCCACTTCTATTACTACAAGCAATAGATCCTAGTAAAATAACAGGATTAAAAATATTTCTTACCTTCTTAAAAGTGGGTGCCATTCTCTATGGAAGTGGTTATGTACTATTTGCCTTTTTAGATACCGAATTAGTAGCCAACGGTTGGCTTAGCCGACAAGTATTAATTGATGCCGTAGCTATTGGACAAATAACACCAGGACCTGTTTTATCTACAGCCACATTTATTGGTTGGCAAATGCATGGTTTTACAGGAGCCATACTTGCAACCCTTGGTATGTTTTTACCTTCCTTTTTCTTTGTGTTACTACTTAACCCATTGCTACCAAGAATGGAAAAATCGCTAAAAATTAAAGCGTTTTTAGATGCGGTAAATGTAGCTGCAGTTGCATTAATTATTGCGGTTTGTTTTACCATGGCAAAAGACACACTAACCGATTGGCGAACTATTGTTATTGCAATAGTTAGTATAATAATGGTATTTGTCTTTAAAAAAGTAAATAGCGTTGCTATTGTTTTAGGCGGAGCAGTTTTGGGGTATTTATTGACTTTGGTGTAA
- a CDS encoding bile acid:sodium symporter family protein, translating to MKIKMDGFVLSIIATIGLAYLFPHWGTPESEIPIDTISAIGISLIFFFYGLKLSPTKLKEGIKNWKLHLLIQTSTFLIFPLLVLIFRPLIQNEEQEIIWLAFFFLAALPSTVSSSVVMVSIAKGNIPAAIFNASISGIIGVVLTPLWMGLFVQQTGTDFSFTDIYVKLIVQIILPVITGVLLQRFFGAFALKHAKLLTRFDKSIILLIIYKSFASSFADNLFSSISLLDILLLFIAVLVLFGILYFLTGFLAKQMQFNTEDQTTAQFCGTKKSLVHGTVFSKIIFGNMASIGILLLPIMLYHAIQLLIISIVASKRGLKEQHNSDLK from the coding sequence ATGAAAATAAAAATGGATGGATTTGTACTTTCTATTATAGCAACCATTGGACTAGCTTATCTTTTTCCACATTGGGGAACACCAGAAAGTGAAATCCCTATAGATACCATCAGTGCGATAGGAATTTCGCTTATCTTCTTTTTTTACGGACTTAAATTAAGTCCGACAAAACTAAAAGAAGGCATTAAAAACTGGAAATTGCATCTTCTAATACAAACTTCTACCTTTTTGATTTTTCCGTTATTGGTATTAATTTTTCGTCCATTAATTCAAAACGAAGAACAAGAAATTATCTGGCTAGCCTTTTTTTTCTTGGCTGCCCTTCCTTCTACTGTATCCTCATCGGTAGTCATGGTTTCCATTGCAAAAGGAAATATTCCTGCTGCTATTTTTAATGCTAGTATTTCCGGAATTATAGGTGTTGTGCTTACCCCTTTATGGATGGGTTTATTTGTACAACAAACGGGAACCGATTTTAGTTTTACCGATATCTATGTAAAGCTAATCGTACAAATCATTTTACCAGTAATTACTGGTGTGCTCTTACAGCGTTTTTTCGGAGCATTTGCACTAAAACATGCCAAGCTATTAACACGATTCGATAAATCGATTATCCTTCTTATTATTTACAAAAGTTTTGCTAGTTCCTTTGCTGATAACCTATTTAGTTCCATATCGCTTTTAGATATCTTACTACTTTTTATTGCGGTTTTAGTTCTCTTTGGAATCCTATATTTTTTAACTGGTTTCTTAGCGAAGCAAATGCAATTTAATACCGAAGATCAAACTACTGCACAGTTTTGTGGTACGAAAAAATCATTGGTGCATGGAACCGTTTTTTCTAAAATCATTTTTGGTAATATGGCTTCCATCGGAATCCTGCTTTTACCAATCATGCTATACCACGCCATTCAACTATTAATCATTAGTATTGTGGCTTCCAAAAGAGGTCTGAAAGAACAACACAACTCAGACTTAAAATAG
- a CDS encoding NUDIX domain-containing protein, with the protein MVINELIDVVTKEGEPTNKVVLKSEIHTKGYYHNTAHIWFYTKKGEILLAQRAASKTIYPLLWDVSVAGHIDAGETIKKGAIREVKEEIGLTISENDLEKIGVFECFQNYPNGIIDNEFHHTFIAELTVDFSTLVFQEEEVEALKLVRMFDFFELLENSETNNHFVASNREYYHTIAEAIINRIT; encoded by the coding sequence ATGGTTATCAATGAATTAATAGACGTAGTAACAAAAGAAGGAGAACCAACAAACAAGGTTGTTTTAAAATCGGAAATACACACAAAAGGCTATTACCATAATACCGCGCATATTTGGTTTTACACAAAAAAAGGTGAAATATTATTAGCACAACGCGCTGCTTCCAAAACCATATATCCTTTACTTTGGGATGTTTCAGTTGCCGGACATATTGATGCTGGCGAAACCATAAAAAAAGGTGCTATTAGAGAAGTAAAAGAAGAAATCGGACTTACCATTTCTGAAAACGATTTAGAAAAAATTGGCGTTTTTGAATGCTTTCAAAACTATCCTAACGGGATTATAGATAACGAATTTCATCATACGTTTATAGCCGAATTAACTGTTGATTTTTCGACTTTAGTATTTCAGGAAGAAGAAGTAGAAGCGCTAAAATTAGTTAGGATGTTTGATTTTTTTGAGCTACTTGAAAATTCGGAAACCAATAATCATTTTGTAGCTAGCAATAGAGAATATTATCACACGATAGCTGAGGCCATAATAAATAGGATAACATAA
- a CDS encoding PrsW family intramembrane metalloprotease — protein MHLLALAIAPVFIIILYIYYKDKYDKEPKRLLLYSFLLGAIVSIIVTTILYVISDYTIPIVIKGNTSVSQLFIKAFFIVGLIEEFSKYIIVRYFAQPNKAFNEQFDGIVYAVMVSMGFAATENIMYVMQGGLEAALLRAFTAVPAHATFAIIMGYFIGKAKFSKNKTTWNLLGLLLAVIFHGTYDFFLFLEFIPGIWVGAFISLFLGILLSRKAINTHSKNSRFKDSFPL, from the coding sequence ATGCATTTACTCGCCTTAGCAATAGCTCCTGTTTTTATAATCATCTTATATATTTATTACAAAGATAAATACGACAAAGAACCCAAACGTTTATTGCTTTACAGCTTTTTACTTGGTGCTATTGTAAGCATCATCGTTACCACCATACTTTATGTAATATCCGATTACACAATTCCTATTGTGATTAAAGGAAACACAAGTGTTTCACAACTTTTTATTAAAGCCTTTTTTATTGTTGGCTTAATCGAAGAGTTCAGCAAATACATTATCGTACGCTACTTTGCACAACCAAACAAAGCGTTTAATGAACAATTTGATGGAATTGTATACGCAGTAATGGTTTCTATGGGATTTGCCGCTACAGAAAACATCATGTATGTCATGCAAGGTGGTTTAGAAGCAGCGCTATTAAGAGCATTTACAGCTGTTCCTGCTCACGCAACCTTTGCTATAATAATGGGCTATTTTATAGGAAAAGCTAAGTTTTCAAAAAACAAAACGACATGGAACCTATTAGGCTTGCTTCTAGCTGTTATATTTCATGGCACTTATGACTTCTTTTTGTTTTTAGAATTCATTCCAGGGATTTGGGTTGGCGCTTTTATATCCTTATTTCTAGGCATATTACTATCTAGAAAAGCAATTAACACACACTCTAAAAACTCGAGGTTTAAAGATTCTTTTCCTTTATAA
- a CDS encoding DUF4294 domain-containing protein encodes MKHILYLFILFPALLFSQIKEVQQDTTDYEYIIVKGDSTATSSIDLEEVMLLNKLKFNTLADRKRYLIIKRKTIKVYPYAKLAAERLETMQERMDGIERKSLKKKYARRVQKYIEEEFSEELKKLTRTEGQILVKLIHRQTGKTAFDLIKELRSGWRAFWFNSTASLFDISLKREFDPENEKEDFLIEDVLQRNFQNGILEKQEPAVSFDFYALSDKWLSSKNNP; translated from the coding sequence ATGAAACACATTCTTTACCTTTTTATACTTTTTCCTGCCTTGCTATTTTCGCAAATTAAGGAAGTACAACAGGACACTACCGACTATGAATACATTATAGTTAAAGGTGATTCTACGGCAACTTCGTCTATAGATTTAGAGGAAGTGATGCTTTTAAATAAATTAAAATTCAATACGCTAGCAGATAGAAAACGCTATCTTATTATCAAACGAAAAACCATAAAAGTGTATCCGTATGCCAAACTTGCAGCCGAACGTTTGGAAACCATGCAAGAAAGAATGGATGGCATAGAACGTAAAAGTCTTAAGAAAAAATACGCAAGACGCGTGCAAAAGTATATTGAGGAAGAGTTTTCGGAAGAGTTAAAAAAACTAACACGAACCGAAGGACAAATACTCGTGAAACTCATACACAGACAAACGGGGAAAACTGCTTTCGATTTAATTAAAGAATTACGAAGTGGTTGGAGAGCCTTTTGGTTTAACAGTACTGCGAGCCTTTTTGATATTTCGTTAAAACGAGAATTTGATCCGGAAAACGAAAAAGAAGATTTTCTTATTGAGGATGTTTTACAAAGAAACTTTCAAAACGGTATTTTAGAAAAGCAAGAACCTGCTGTTTCATTCGATTTTTATGCACTTTCTGATAAGTGGTTATCTTCTAAAAACAATCCCTAA
- a CDS encoding hemolysin III family protein gives MRIQTLFEEKLNAFSHLIGAFLGIAALVLLIIKDAHKSDWSLFSVIVYGISIIVLFTASALYHYVQDEKKKHYFRILDHISIYMLIAGTYTPILLITLQNSLGWTLFYTVWGIAAFGVILKIFFTGRFEAFSIILYLAMGWLVVFDFSHLSEVLGSNGILLLFAGGLAYTGGIIFYAINKIPYNHVIWHMFVLAGAIFHFFMVYFYVI, from the coding sequence ATGCGCATACAAACTCTTTTTGAAGAAAAACTCAACGCTTTTTCACATTTAATAGGTGCATTTCTTGGTATTGCAGCATTGGTATTGCTAATTATAAAAGATGCCCATAAAAGTGACTGGAGCCTTTTTAGTGTAATAGTTTATGGTATTTCTATCATCGTTTTATTTACAGCATCTGCTTTGTATCACTATGTACAAGATGAAAAAAAGAAACATTATTTTAGAATTCTAGATCATATAAGTATCTATATGCTTATTGCAGGAACCTACACACCCATTTTATTAATTACTTTGCAAAATAGCCTTGGTTGGACTTTATTTTATACCGTTTGGGGAATTGCCGCTTTTGGTGTGATCTTAAAAATATTCTTTACTGGTCGTTTTGAAGCTTTTTCAATAATTCTATATTTAGCAATGGGGTGGTTGGTTGTTTTCGACTTTAGCCATCTTAGTGAAGTTCTAGGTAGCAACGGTATTTTATTACTCTTTGCTGGCGGATTAGCGTATACAGGAGGGATTATCTTTTATGCCATTAACAAGATACCGTATAACCATGTTATTTGGCATATGTTTGTATTGGCAGGAGCCATCTTTCACTTTTTTATGGTGTATTTTTATGTGATTTAA
- a CDS encoding KTSC domain-containing protein has product MKRINEYKKLFNVEKEMTLKSLKTTYRGLVKEWHPDKFQAGDEKAVEAELMSRKVIDGYHFLVSMAPETLEANKEEYTTTISSPILDWQHKGLLLEVSFLDGNTYEYFGVNKGLYIKFAQSDKQSRFGKRSIFNSFPYRKIKKKDVVA; this is encoded by the coding sequence ATGAAACGTATTAACGAGTACAAAAAATTATTCAACGTAGAAAAAGAAATGACTTTAAAAAGTTTAAAAACTACGTATAGAGGTTTAGTAAAAGAATGGCATCCAGATAAGTTTCAAGCTGGTGATGAAAAAGCTGTAGAAGCAGAACTAATGAGCAGAAAAGTTATTGATGGTTACCACTTTTTAGTAAGTATGGCTCCAGAAACTTTAGAAGCAAACAAAGAAGAATACACAACCACTATATCTAGTCCAATTTTAGACTGGCAACATAAAGGTTTATTGTTAGAGGTTTCTTTTTTAGATGGTAATACTTATGAGTACTTTGGTGTAAACAAAGGTTTATACATCAAATTTGCACAAAGCGATAAACAATCTCGTTTTGGTAAACGTAGTATTTTTAACTCGTTTCCATACAGAAAAATCAAGAAGAAAGACGTAGTAGCGTAA
- a CDS encoding oligosaccharide flippase family protein, with amino-acid sequence MTSVFSKKDFIATKWFTLEKIIQLITGVFIVPQIFNVLGAIDLGKLKFVESVLGMLTPIFFLGLSSICIREIVYKPKNSSLILATAFYLRLTSWFILFIAILIYFSIVKESALTGLYLLIAGSYFFKLTDIFEYYLLAKKWTKYIFISKIISLIIIVSLQYYGVKKQLDVYYFAKLIILDFIIQGCIYGIILKHKKPLLFKKWTFSWPLGKSLLKMSFPLILSNCLIMFYISIDELFLKYFYDDYANGIFATVQFLVIGLSWNIGFSIINALYPSLAKSFQKNKMQYIQKIKMLLKIMLVLGLAIGGFYTFFGTLILDRFFAASFPQAKTALFIFCWAPLFVFIGMIYEKHLINTGDLHKNVYRFLIGCVVNVILCYALIPVYYVNGAAIAVLSSHFITNVAYVFIDKESRKQVVSIF; translated from the coding sequence ATGACTTCGGTTTTTAGTAAAAAAGATTTTATTGCTACCAAATGGTTTACTCTAGAAAAAATTATACAGCTAATTACTGGTGTTTTTATAGTTCCTCAAATTTTTAATGTTCTAGGTGCCATTGACCTAGGAAAACTCAAATTTGTAGAATCTGTTTTAGGGATGCTTACGCCTATCTTTTTTTTAGGTTTATCTTCAATTTGTATAAGAGAAATAGTTTATAAGCCAAAAAACAGCTCGCTAATTCTAGCTACAGCTTTTTACCTTAGACTTACAAGTTGGTTTATTCTATTCATTGCCATTTTAATCTATTTTAGTATTGTTAAAGAAAGTGCATTAACAGGCCTATACCTCCTTATTGCTGGTAGTTACTTTTTTAAACTAACCGATATTTTCGAGTATTATTTACTAGCAAAAAAATGGACTAAATATATTTTTATCAGTAAAATAATAAGCTTAATCATTATAGTTTCCTTACAGTATTACGGAGTAAAAAAGCAATTGGATGTTTACTATTTTGCCAAACTTATTATTCTTGATTTTATAATTCAAGGATGTATTTATGGTATCATTTTGAAACACAAAAAACCACTTCTGTTTAAGAAATGGACCTTTTCATGGCCTTTAGGAAAATCATTATTAAAAATGTCTTTCCCTTTAATACTTTCTAACTGTTTGATAATGTTTTATATTTCTATTGACGAGTTGTTTTTAAAATATTTTTATGACGACTATGCCAACGGCATTTTTGCAACAGTACAGTTTTTAGTGATTGGACTGAGTTGGAATATTGGATTCTCCATCATCAATGCCTTATATCCTTCTTTAGCCAAATCCTTTCAGAAAAACAAAATGCAATATATCCAAAAAATAAAAATGCTTTTAAAAATCATGCTCGTTTTAGGTCTTGCTATTGGAGGTTTTTATACTTTTTTTGGCACCCTTATTTTAGACCGCTTTTTCGCAGCATCTTTTCCCCAAGCAAAAACAGCTTTATTCATATTCTGTTGGGCTCCTCTATTTGTTTTTATAGGTATGATTTATGAAAAACACCTCATTAATACAGGGGACTTACATAAAAACGTGTATCGCTTTTTAATAGGCTGTGTAGTCAATGTGATTTTATGCTATGCATTAATTCCTGTTTATTACGTTAATGGCGCTGCAATTGCTGTTTTATCGAGTCATTTTATCACAAATGTTGCCTATGTTTTTATAGATAAAGAAAGCAGAAAGCAAGTAGTCTCTATTTTTTAA